The Polaribacter tangerinus genome has a segment encoding these proteins:
- the ilvD gene encoding dihydroxy-acid dehydratase: MELNKHSKRLTQDESQPASQAMLYAVGLTDEDMSKAQIGIASTGYDGNPCNMHLNRLKDEVKVECNIAGMVGLGFNTIGVSDGISMGTSGMNYSLVSRDIIADSIETVVNAQSYDGVVAIVGCDKNMPGAVIAMLRLNRPSIMMYGGSIASGNYKGRKLNIVSAFEALGQKVAGEIDEQEYKEIIKRAIPGAGACGGMYTANTMASAIECMGFALPFNSSIPAENPNKLSESERTARALKNLLELDLKPLDIISKKSLENAVALVNALGGSTNAVLHFLAIAHAAGIDFTLEDFQRVSDRTPLIADLKPSGKYLMEDVHSVGGTPAIMKYLLENGFLHGDCLTVTGKTLAENLADVEAMEFEKQDVIFPKSKALKSSGNIQIIYGNLATEGAVAKISGNEGLLFEGKAVVYDGEQAANNGISNGEVSKGDVVVIRYVGPKGGPGMPEMLKPTSLIMGAGLGKSVALITDGRFSGGTHGFVVGHITPEAQSGGAIALLQTGDKIRISAIDNSINVLISDEELAARRANWVAPTLKHKKGILYKYSKIVASASKGCVTDA, encoded by the coding sequence ATGGAATTAAATAAGCATAGTAAAAGATTAACACAAGACGAGTCTCAGCCAGCCTCACAAGCAATGTTGTATGCTGTTGGTTTAACAGATGAAGATATGAGCAAGGCCCAAATAGGAATTGCTAGTACTGGGTACGATGGAAATCCTTGTAATATGCATTTAAATCGTTTAAAAGACGAGGTTAAAGTAGAATGTAATATTGCAGGAATGGTAGGTTTGGGTTTTAATACTATTGGAGTTTCCGATGGTATTTCTATGGGAACTTCTGGAATGAATTATTCGTTGGTTTCTAGAGATATTATTGCAGATTCTATTGAAACTGTTGTAAATGCTCAAAGTTATGATGGTGTAGTAGCAATTGTTGGTTGCGATAAAAATATGCCAGGTGCGGTAATTGCTATGTTACGTTTAAATAGACCTTCTATTATGATGTATGGTGGCTCGATAGCTTCTGGAAATTATAAGGGGAGAAAATTAAATATTGTATCTGCTTTTGAAGCCCTTGGGCAGAAAGTTGCAGGTGAAATAGATGAACAAGAATATAAAGAAATTATAAAAAGAGCCATACCTGGCGCAGGTGCTTGTGGTGGTATGTATACTGCAAATACTATGGCTTCAGCAATTGAATGTATGGGATTTGCACTCCCTTTTAACTCCTCAATTCCTGCTGAAAATCCTAATAAATTATCAGAATCTGAGAGAACAGCAAGAGCTTTAAAAAATTTATTAGAGTTAGATTTAAAACCGTTAGATATTATTTCTAAAAAATCGTTAGAAAATGCTGTTGCTTTGGTTAATGCTTTGGGTGGTTCTACCAATGCAGTTTTACACTTTTTGGCAATAGCACATGCAGCAGGCATCGACTTTACTTTAGAAGATTTTCAGAGAGTTTCAGACAGAACTCCGTTAATTGCAGATTTAAAACCTTCTGGAAAATATTTAATGGAAGATGTTCATAGTGTTGGTGGTACGCCAGCCATCATGAAGTATTTATTAGAAAATGGGTTTTTACATGGCGATTGTCTTACTGTAACCGGAAAAACATTGGCAGAGAATTTAGCCGATGTAGAAGCAATGGAGTTTGAAAAACAAGATGTGATTTTCCCTAAAAGCAAAGCGCTAAAATCATCTGGAAATATTCAAATTATTTACGGAAACTTAGCAACGGAAGGAGCTGTAGCAAAAATTTCGGGAAATGAAGGCTTGTTATTCGAAGGAAAAGCAGTGGTTTATGATGGTGAACAAGCTGCTAATAACGGAATTTCTAATGGAGAGGTTTCTAAAGGAGATGTTGTTGTTATAAGATATGTAGGGCCGAAAGGAGGTCCAGGAATGCCAGAAATGTTAAAGCCTACTTCTTTAATTATGGGAGCAGGGCTTGGTAAATCTGTAGCATTAATTACTGATGGTCGTTTTTCTGGTGGAACACACGGTTTTGTAGTAGGTCATATTACACCAGAGGCGCAATCTGGAGGCGCAATTGCTTTGTTGCAAACAGGAGATAAAATAAGAATTAGCGCCATAGATAACTCTATAAATGTTTTAATTTCTGATGAAGAATTGGCAGCAAGACGCGCTAATTGGGTTGCACCAACTTTAAAGCACAAAAAAGGAATTTTATATAAATATTCGAAAATTGTAGCATCAGCATCTAAAGGGTGTGTTACAGATGCGTAA